Proteins from one Chitinophaga oryzae genomic window:
- a CDS encoding DUF6882 domain-containing protein — translation MSDSTALSAKDLIAQYGGIALDKQNDLSAIIGDNNWNADLNEGTISFGDHLTFPIQILGTFSHSSETFLWGWANTQSNIPENLLQQALQLKAYGEAHQVPLFTTSQFEGAVNDVHYIGLIASGMFGASAYYVADYGSGALLVTIQSDVIDKTRTDSPQRVLTVFPQLISLFEMDHQLALTSYLNAKAFRVTSKDRELSATYNGSTIVATFDELHRLASLNGTLS, via the coding sequence ATGTCTGATTCAACAGCCCTGTCCGCGAAGGACCTAATCGCACAATACGGCGGTATTGCACTGGATAAACAGAACGACCTGTCCGCCATCATCGGCGACAACAACTGGAACGCCGATCTCAATGAAGGCACCATCAGTTTCGGCGATCACCTGACATTCCCCATCCAGATACTGGGCACTTTCTCCCATTCGTCTGAAACCTTCCTCTGGGGTTGGGCCAATACCCAGTCCAATATCCCGGAAAACCTGCTGCAGCAAGCCTTACAACTGAAAGCCTACGGTGAAGCGCACCAGGTGCCCTTATTCACCACCAGCCAGTTCGAGGGTGCTGTGAACGATGTACATTATATCGGGTTGATTGCATCCGGTATGTTTGGCGCCAGCGCCTATTACGTGGCCGACTATGGCAGCGGCGCCTTACTGGTGACCATCCAGAGCGACGTGATCGACAAAACGCGCACCGACAGCCCGCAACGGGTGCTGACCGTTTTCCCGCAGCTGATCTCCCTTTTTGAAATGGACCATCAACTGGCACTGACCAGCTACCTGAACGCCAAAGCTTTCCGGGTGACATCGAAAGACAGGGAATTATCGGCCACCTATAACGGCAGCACGATCGTCGCCACGTTCGACGAACTACACCGGCTCGCCAGCCTCAATGGCACCCTCTCATAA
- a CDS encoding GNAT family N-acetyltransferase — protein sequence MQPEVTLRRITVNNVEDICDLSKTLSPAQRNKVADNGESIAVAHYSEDAWFRAIYAGEEPVGFIMLHTAADWSDGLDFPGMFLWRFMIAGPEQGKGYGRKAIGLVLRNLAARKIYELYTSCGEGEASPLEFYQRLGFTATGVYYDDEAELKLTFTDATVEQLLS from the coding sequence ATGCAACCTGAAGTAACCCTTCGCCGTATTACTGTAAACAACGTAGAAGACATCTGCGATTTAAGCAAAACCCTCAGTCCCGCGCAACGCAACAAGGTAGCCGACAATGGCGAATCCATTGCCGTAGCGCACTATTCCGAAGACGCCTGGTTCAGGGCCATCTATGCCGGTGAAGAACCTGTGGGCTTCATCATGCTGCATACCGCCGCCGACTGGAGCGACGGCCTCGATTTCCCCGGCATGTTCCTCTGGCGTTTTATGATCGCCGGCCCCGAACAGGGAAAAGGATATGGCAGAAAGGCCATCGGCCTTGTGTTGCGCAACCTCGCCGCCCGTAAGATTTACGAGCTATATACCAGCTGTGGCGAGGGAGAAGCCAGCCCGCTGGAATTCTACCAGCGCCTGGGCTTTACGGCTACCGGCGTCTATTATGACGATGAAGCGGAGCTGAAACTCACCTTCACCGACGCCACCGTGGAGCAACTGTTAAGCTGA
- a CDS encoding DinB family protein, whose amino-acid sequence MKRTAWFDRSFPAITDNGVMPDIIERLAGTPARLEELTRGAAEAALVHKSGDQWSAQEEAGHLSDMEPLWSGRFDDFANGQQELRVADLTNQRTHQANHNATALPELLRQFREQRALLVKKLQALNDTQMNNTALHPRLKTPMRVIDLAYFVAEHDDHHLAGIREKLLSA is encoded by the coding sequence ATGAAAAGGACAGCATGGTTTGACCGGTCGTTTCCGGCCATTACAGACAACGGCGTTATGCCCGACATCATTGAACGCCTCGCGGGTACGCCTGCAAGACTGGAAGAACTGACCCGCGGCGCTGCAGAAGCGGCGCTGGTACACAAGTCCGGCGACCAGTGGTCGGCGCAGGAAGAGGCAGGACATCTTTCGGATATGGAACCGTTATGGTCCGGCCGCTTCGACGATTTTGCCAACGGGCAGCAGGAGCTGCGCGTGGCAGATCTCACCAACCAACGTACGCATCAGGCCAACCATAACGCCACCGCGCTCCCTGAACTGCTGCGGCAATTCCGGGAGCAACGGGCGTTGCTGGTGAAAAAGTTACAGGCGCTGAACGATACGCAGATGAACAACACCGCGTTGCATCCCCGTTTAAAAACGCCGATGCGCGTCATCGACCTGGCTTATTTCGTGGCAGAACATGATGATCATCACCTCGCGGGGATCCGGGAAAAGCTGCTTTCAGCTTAA
- the catB gene encoding type B chloramphenicol O-acetyltransferase: protein MENYFESPFRGKLLSEQVTNPNIIVGAYSYYSGYYHGHSFDDCAKYLMPDRTDVDKLIIGSYCSIGSGAAFIMAGNQGHRHDWVSSFPFFYMPEVAAFEGSIDGFRPAGDTVIGNDVWIGTEAVVMPGVKIGHGAIIGSRALITKDVAPYSVMGGNPGKEIRKRFPEEDIARLLEMEWWNWPDDMLKAAMPLLCSSDIKTLYNFYKSQSR, encoded by the coding sequence ATGGAAAATTATTTCGAAAGCCCATTCCGCGGCAAGTTATTATCAGAACAGGTTACAAATCCTAATATCATCGTAGGCGCCTATAGTTATTACTCCGGGTATTATCACGGTCATTCATTTGATGATTGCGCCAAATACCTGATGCCCGACAGGACAGACGTGGATAAGCTGATCATCGGAAGTTATTGTTCCATCGGCAGCGGCGCTGCGTTTATCATGGCGGGCAATCAGGGGCACCGGCACGACTGGGTATCCAGTTTCCCGTTTTTTTATATGCCGGAAGTAGCGGCCTTTGAAGGCAGTATCGATGGTTTCCGGCCGGCCGGCGATACGGTCATCGGCAACGATGTGTGGATCGGCACGGAAGCGGTGGTGATGCCGGGCGTTAAAATTGGTCACGGCGCTATCATCGGCAGCAGGGCGCTGATCACCAAAGACGTGGCGCCTTACAGCGTTATGGGCGGTAACCCGGGCAAAGAGATACGGAAACGTTTCCCGGAAGAAGACATCGCGCGGTTGCTGGAAATGGAATGGTGGAACTGGCCCGACGATATGCTGAAAGCGGCGATGCCATTGCTTTGCAGCAGCGATATCAAAACATTGTATAATTTTTATAAATCGCAGTCACGATGA